The following proteins are co-located in the Rippkaea orientalis PCC 8801 genome:
- a CDS encoding copper resistance protein B: protein MKSKIILYSSLLAGVLFLINLLTDVSKVKSETIQPLEKFDFNQPITNDNKDLFTKDFVTDESVNQELAQQEDEDLNNTEDYEEDWPSPIEDDETFWLLLVDQLEYRGGSNPDAFAWDIQGWVGGDYERIWLKTEGEIELSEESGEGEIQLLYGSLIAPFWDLQVGLRYDRVYSEEDSRGRAFAVIGVEGLAPNLFEVDTALFISEKGDVSARLEIEQELLITQQLILQPRFEINVAAQEVENFDIGSGINDIELGLRLRYEINRNYAPYVGINWIRLVGETEQFAREEGESVDNFSVVGGIRMLF from the coding sequence ATGAAATCTAAAATTATACTTTATTCTAGTCTTCTGGCAGGAGTTTTGTTCTTAATTAATCTGTTAACAGATGTTAGTAAAGTCAAATCTGAAACTATTCAGCCATTAGAAAAATTTGATTTTAATCAACCCATTACTAACGATAACAAGGATCTCTTTACTAAAGATTTTGTCACTGATGAAAGCGTTAATCAAGAATTAGCACAACAGGAGGATGAAGACCTTAATAATACTGAAGACTATGAAGAAGATTGGCCATCACCGATAGAAGATGATGAAACTTTTTGGCTATTATTAGTTGATCAACTAGAATATCGTGGAGGTAGTAATCCAGATGCTTTTGCTTGGGATATTCAAGGATGGGTTGGAGGAGACTATGAACGCATTTGGTTAAAAACGGAAGGCGAAATTGAGCTATCCGAAGAAAGTGGAGAAGGAGAAATTCAACTGCTTTATGGTTCTTTAATTGCTCCTTTTTGGGATTTACAAGTCGGATTGAGGTATGATAGAGTTTACAGCGAAGAAGATAGTCGAGGTCGTGCTTTTGCCGTGATTGGAGTTGAAGGATTAGCTCCGAATTTATTTGAAGTTGATACCGCTTTATTTATTAGTGAAAAGGGAGATGTGTCAGCTAGATTAGAAATAGAACAAGAATTATTAATTACCCAACAGTTAATTTTACAACCCAGATTTGAGATCAATGTTGCTGCTCAAGAAGTGGAAAATTTTGATATAGGTTCAGGAATTAATGATATCGAACTAGGGTTACGATTACGCTATGAAATTAATCGTAATTACGCTCCCTATGTAGGAATTAATTGGATACGATTAGTAGGAGAAACAGAACAATTTGCTAGAGAAGAAGGGGAAAGCGTTGATAATTTTTCAGTTGTAGGAGGAAT
- a CDS encoding copper resistance system multicopper oxidase yields the protein MKNLLNRRNFLRLTTGLGLAIGFDYLLPSYGKTVKQIKASQDEIKYPDVIDLTIQETSLKIGNKTATGVTVNNTIPAPLLRLKEGQIAKINVTNNLDQDTSIHWHGIILPSKMDGVPGVSFAGIKPGQTFTYEFPVIQSGTYWYHSHSGLQEQRGHYGAIIIDPLEPDPFEYDKDYVVILSDWTDEDPHDVLGNLKKMSTYYNNQRRTIEHLFEDSMWREMRMDPTDIADVTGATYRFLMNGLVSEDNWTAIFQPGEKVRLRFINAAAMTFFDVRIPGLRMTVVQADGQNIQPVTVDEFRIGVSETYDVIVQPKKEQAYTIFAETMDRSGYASGTLAISQGMNAPIPKLRERPVRSMKDMGMDHDMSGHNDHSSMSQNSSATVDHSTMNHDTSGHSDHASMNHNTSEDKDQLTMEHDMFNDEAVPNTSQDFGVANAGSPMMVQNRLNEPGIGLENTGTRVLVYSDLRNIKPGYDQRKPEREIEIHLTGNMERYMWSFNGKKYSEEKEITFYKGERLRLTFINQTMMEHPIHLHGMWMELDNGSGNYKPRKHTVVVKPAEKMSVEVNVDVTGKWPLHCHLLYHMKVGMFRTVAIADRPVEAS from the coding sequence ATGAAAAATCTATTAAATAGACGCAACTTTTTAAGGTTAACTACTGGACTAGGTTTAGCCATTGGATTCGATTATTTACTTCCCAGTTACGGCAAAACTGTCAAGCAAATAAAAGCCTCTCAAGATGAGATAAAATATCCTGATGTTATTGACTTAACGATTCAGGAAACTAGCCTCAAAATTGGCAATAAAACTGCCACTGGAGTAACAGTTAATAATACCATTCCTGCTCCTTTACTGCGATTAAAAGAAGGACAAATCGCTAAAATTAACGTTACCAATAACTTAGATCAAGACACCTCTATTCATTGGCACGGTATCATCTTACCGTCGAAAATGGATGGAGTTCCTGGGGTGAGTTTTGCGGGAATAAAACCCGGTCAAACCTTTACCTACGAATTTCCTGTTATTCAGAGTGGAACTTATTGGTATCACAGTCATAGTGGCCTTCAAGAACAACGAGGTCACTATGGTGCAATAATTATTGATCCCTTAGAACCTGACCCCTTTGAATACGACAAAGATTATGTCGTCATTTTATCTGACTGGACTGATGAAGACCCCCATGATGTATTAGGTAATCTCAAAAAAATGAGTACTTATTACAATAATCAAAGACGCACCATTGAGCATTTATTTGAAGATTCTATGTGGAGAGAAATGCGAATGGACCCCACGGATATTGCTGATGTTACGGGTGCAACCTATCGCTTTTTAATGAACGGGTTAGTTTCTGAAGATAATTGGACGGCAATTTTTCAACCCGGAGAAAAAGTTAGACTCAGATTTATTAATGCTGCGGCCATGACTTTTTTTGATGTGCGTATTCCTGGGTTAAGAATGACAGTTGTACAAGCAGATGGACAGAACATTCAACCTGTTACCGTAGATGAATTTCGTATTGGAGTTTCAGAAACCTATGATGTGATTGTACAACCCAAAAAAGAGCAAGCTTATACTATTTTTGCAGAAACAATGGATCGTAGTGGCTATGCGAGTGGAACTTTAGCGATTAGTCAAGGAATGAATGCTCCTATTCCTAAACTTCGAGAACGTCCTGTCCGTTCGATGAAAGATATGGGAATGGATCATGATATGTCAGGACATAATGATCATAGTTCTATGAGTCAAAATAGTTCCGCAACTGTTGATCATTCTACGATGAATCATGATACTTCAGGACATAGTGATCACGCTTCCATGAATCATAATACCTCCGAAGATAAAGATCAGTTAACCATGGAACATGATATGTTCAATGATGAAGCAGTTCCCAATACTTCCCAAGATTTCGGAGTAGCTAATGCTGGTAGTCCTATGATGGTACAAAATCGCTTAAATGAACCAGGAATCGGGTTAGAAAATACGGGAACTCGTGTTTTAGTTTATAGCGATTTGCGTAATATTAAACCCGGATATGACCAACGCAAACCTGAACGAGAAATAGAAATCCATTTAACCGGAAATATGGAACGGTATATGTGGTCATTTAATGGCAAAAAATACTCAGAAGAAAAGGAAATTACCTTCTACAAAGGGGAAAGATTACGGTTAACATTTATCAATCAAACGATGATGGAACATCCCATACACTTACATGGGATGTGGATGGAATTAGATAACGGTTCAGGGAACTATAAACCCCGTAAACATACCGTTGTTGTCAAACCTGCTGAAAAAATGTCTGTTGAAGTGAACGTTGATGTTACTGGTAAATGGCCGTTACATTGTCATCTACTTTATCACATGAAAGTTGGAATGTTTCGGACTGTTGCCATTGCTGATCGTCCTGTTGAGGCTAGTTAA
- the rppA gene encoding two-component system response regulator RppA, protein MRILLVEDESDLGNAIKRTLIQHNYIVDWAQDGKEGLDYLEIGLSHYTLGIFDWLLPKLSGVDLIRKVRQHKSSLPILMLTAKDSEEDKVIGLDAGADDYLVKPFGMAELLARLRALQRRSPQINPQQLKVGNLTLDYSTYTIFCQDKEGDNQTIALTNKEFQLLEYFLHHPNQIVTRDQLLSQLWEWESEPMSNVVAAQIRLLRRKLAPYGGDNWIETIYGLGYRFIVNS, encoded by the coding sequence ATGCGTATTCTGTTGGTTGAAGATGAATCCGACTTAGGAAATGCTATCAAACGCACTTTAATTCAACATAATTATATTGTCGATTGGGCACAAGATGGAAAAGAAGGGTTAGATTATTTAGAGATTGGTTTGAGTCATTATACTTTAGGAATTTTTGATTGGTTATTACCCAAGTTATCAGGAGTTGATTTAATCCGAAAAGTTCGACAACACAAAAGCTCTTTACCGATTTTAATGCTAACCGCAAAAGACAGCGAAGAAGATAAGGTGATTGGGTTAGATGCAGGAGCAGATGATTATTTAGTTAAACCCTTTGGAATGGCAGAATTATTAGCTAGATTACGAGCTTTACAACGTCGTTCACCCCAGATTAATCCGCAGCAATTAAAAGTAGGAAATCTAACTTTAGACTACAGCACCTATACGATTTTTTGTCAAGACAAAGAGGGTGATAATCAAACAATTGCTTTGACTAATAAGGAGTTTCAATTACTAGAATATTTTCTGCATCATCCGAACCAAATTGTTACCCGTGACCAACTGCTTTCTCAACTTTGGGAATGGGAAAGCGAGCCAATGAGTAATGTAGTTGCAGCACAAATTCGTCTTTTACGACGTAAATTAGCTCCCTATGGTGGAGATAATTGGATTGAAACTATTTATGGATTAGGTTATCGATTTATCGTTAATAGTTAA
- the rppB gene encoding two-component system sensor histidine kinase RppB: MKQKNASLLLFKRTRSRLASSYIAGISLVLGLVGFGVYEAIIHAHHITVDKELKTVAGTLHDSLEPILNIPGQLDDKVLQFFPDLCLIDSVCTTDKSLSRYRLGAIQKGQYYIHIFDLSGNLIALSRIQPEGLPRKKHQNKQEILYDSNGIRYLQQSYLLHNQRGQNWGYIQVGRSLEDFDTYLNLVALILLLGLPLTVVVIGISAWILTGLAMKPVIQSYHQIQQFTADAAHELRTPLAAIRATVESTLMTSTLVEAEVRNTLETLARQTQRLSTLVADLLMLSRLDCQLSTTSTTTLKQDKICLNDLISDLLEELAFLAVSSKILIKLQINVNDSIEIGGDIDKIYRLLFNLVINAIQYTPEGGQVTIILEQQNQFAVIKVQDTGIGIDSQELPHIFERFYRINKARSREKGGSGLGLSIAQAIAIAHRGTIKVRSEIGKGSLFTVHLPIGI; this comes from the coding sequence ATGAAACAAAAAAACGCTTCTTTGCTATTATTTAAAAGAACTCGATCCCGTTTAGCTAGTTCTTATATCGCGGGAATTAGTCTTGTTTTAGGATTGGTTGGATTTGGGGTTTATGAAGCGATTATTCACGCTCATCATATAACAGTTGATAAGGAATTAAAAACCGTTGCAGGAACTCTCCATGATAGTTTAGAACCTATTTTAAATATACCTGGTCAATTAGATGATAAAGTGTTGCAATTCTTTCCTGATTTATGTTTAATTGACTCGGTGTGTACTACTGATAAAAGTCTTTCTCGTTATCGCTTGGGAGCAATTCAAAAAGGTCAATATTATATTCATATTTTTGATTTATCTGGTAATTTAATTGCTTTAAGTAGAATACAACCTGAAGGACTGCCACGTAAGAAACATCAAAATAAACAAGAAATATTGTACGATAGTAACGGAATAAGATATTTACAGCAATCTTATCTTTTGCATAATCAAAGGGGGCAAAATTGGGGTTATATTCAAGTTGGGAGAAGTCTGGAAGATTTTGATACTTATCTCAATCTTGTTGCATTAATTTTGTTATTAGGACTACCTTTAACTGTTGTCGTAATTGGAATTTCTGCTTGGATATTAACCGGTTTAGCTATGAAACCTGTTATACAATCCTATCATCAAATTCAACAATTTACAGCCGATGCCGCCCATGAATTAAGAACTCCTCTTGCTGCCATTCGTGCTACAGTAGAATCAACGCTAATGACATCAACTTTAGTTGAAGCAGAAGTAAGAAACACCTTAGAAACTTTAGCCAGACAAACCCAAAGATTGTCAACTTTAGTCGCAGATTTATTGATGTTATCTCGTTTAGATTGCCAATTAAGTACAACTTCAACCACGACTCTTAAACAAGACAAAATTTGTCTGAATGATTTAATAAGTGATTTACTTGAAGAATTAGCTTTCTTAGCTGTGTCATCAAAGATTCTGATAAAGCTTCAAATTAATGTTAATGATTCTATAGAAATTGGGGGGGATATTGATAAAATTTATCGCTTACTATTTAATTTAGTTATCAATGCCATTCAATATACCCCAGAAGGAGGTCAAGTTACCATTATTTTAGAACAACAAAATCAATTTGCTGTGATTAAAGTACAAGATACAGGAATTGGAATTGATTCCCAAGAATTACCTCATATTTTTGAACGATTTTACCGTATTAATAAGGCACGTTCTAGGGAAAAAGGAGGTTCAGGGTTAGGATTATCCATTGCTCAAGCGATCGCGATCGCCCATCGTGGTACAATTAAAGTCAGGAGTGAAATAGGCAAAGGAAGTCTTTTTACTGTTCACTTACCTATAGGTATCTAA
- the cobJ gene encoding precorrin-3B C(17)-methyltransferase produces the protein MITSFVPFHPIAAIATTPQAIEILHPLCQQIGATLYLQNTVNTLENTQIYQGSLKDHLSTIWSQNKAFIFCLATGAVVRLIAPLLRDKSHDPAIIIIDQKGEFVISLCSGHQGKADQLTQLIAHLINAKPIITGASNSLNLPGIDVLGVPFGWCKGQGNWTQISSLIAQGKTVQVIQEVGSTLWQNNLPNNHPFYFGFPDINECIKPEGRIWISATQRRFSEKSNYPKVQWHPRVLWVGIGCVRGTSKNLIERSIHQVFKQYHLAIDAIAGIATIDLKADEIGLIEYCQKQQLTLKTFSPNVLKMVEVPNPSAIVEEEVGTPSVAEASAICAAFSSEISASLIVSKQIIKSENEGTVTIAIAQSKVEYTNRIGQLYLVGMGPGSLDQMTPAAKTAVNQADVIIGYSLYLDLISPLKRPEQIIEALPITQEKQRALRAIELAKWGLTVAVISSGDCGIYGMAGLVLEELQKAGWDGTIPQVEVFPGITALQAAASRVGAPLMHDFCAISLSDLLTPWEVIQKRIEAAAMGDFVTAIYNPRSHTRTEQIVYTQQVFLKYRDPQTPVALVRSAYRKDEKITVTCLQEMLRFTIDMLTTVIIGNSSTYRHNNWMITPRGYNQQSEKE, from the coding sequence ATGATAACCTCTTTTGTTCCCTTTCATCCCATTGCTGCCATTGCTACTACTCCCCAAGCTATCGAAATACTACACCCTTTATGTCAACAAATCGGAGCGACTCTTTATCTTCAAAATACTGTCAATACATTAGAAAATACTCAAATTTATCAAGGCTCTTTAAAAGACCATCTTAGCACTATTTGGAGTCAAAATAAAGCCTTTATTTTTTGTTTGGCAACGGGTGCAGTTGTTCGGTTAATTGCTCCTTTATTACGAGATAAATCCCATGATCCAGCAATTATTATTATTGATCAAAAGGGAGAATTTGTTATTAGTTTATGCAGTGGACATCAAGGAAAAGCCGATCAATTAACCCAATTAATTGCCCATTTAATTAATGCCAAACCCATTATTACAGGAGCTTCTAATAGTCTAAATTTACCCGGAATTGATGTCTTAGGTGTACCGTTTGGGTGGTGCAAAGGACAAGGAAATTGGACACAGATCAGTAGTTTAATTGCTCAGGGAAAAACCGTCCAAGTGATCCAAGAAGTGGGGTCAACACTTTGGCAAAATAATCTACCGAATAATCATCCTTTTTACTTTGGTTTTCCAGACATAAACGAGTGTATTAAACCTGAAGGACGAATTTGGATTAGTGCAACTCAACGGCGTTTTTCCGAGAAGTCTAATTACCCTAAAGTTCAATGGCATCCCCGTGTTTTGTGGGTGGGAATTGGTTGTGTTAGAGGTACATCTAAAAATCTGATTGAAAGGTCAATTCATCAAGTTTTTAAACAGTATCATTTAGCTATTGACGCTATTGCTGGAATAGCAACTATTGATCTAAAAGCTGATGAAATAGGACTCATTGAATACTGTCAAAAGCAACAGTTAACCCTTAAAACATTTTCCCCTAATGTTTTAAAAATGGTAGAAGTCCCTAACCCCTCAGCTATCGTTGAAGAAGAAGTAGGAACCCCCAGTGTGGCCGAAGCATCCGCTATTTGTGCTGCTTTTTCTAGTGAAATTTCTGCTTCTTTGATAGTTTCTAAACAGATTATTAAGTCAGAAAATGAAGGAACCGTAACGATAGCGATCGCCCAATCTAAGGTAGAATATACTAATAGAATAGGCCAATTATATTTAGTCGGAATGGGTCCAGGAAGTTTAGATCAAATGACCCCGGCAGCAAAAACTGCTGTTAATCAAGCAGATGTTATTATTGGTTATTCTCTCTATTTAGACTTAATTAGTCCTTTAAAACGTCCTGAACAAATTATCGAAGCTTTACCCATTACTCAAGAAAAACAAAGGGCTCTGAGGGCGATAGAATTGGCAAAATGGGGGTTAACAGTAGCGGTAATTTCTTCAGGAGATTGTGGGATTTATGGTATGGCAGGATTAGTATTAGAAGAACTACAAAAAGCTGGTTGGGATGGGACAATACCCCAGGTAGAAGTCTTCCCAGGAATTACTGCTTTACAAGCTGCTGCTTCAAGGGTTGGTGCACCTTTAATGCACGATTTTTGTGCCATTAGTTTAAGTGATTTGTTAACCCCTTGGGAAGTGATACAAAAACGAATAGAAGCAGCAGCAATGGGAGATTTTGTGACGGCTATTTATAATCCGCGATCGCATACAAGAACTGAACAAATTGTTTACACTCAGCAAGTTTTCTTAAAATATCGTGATCCTCAAACTCCCGTTGCTTTAGTCCGTTCTGCTTATCGAAAAGATGAGAAAATAACGGTAACTTGTCTTCAAGAAATGCTACGCTTTACGATTGATATGTTAACCACCGTAATTATTGGTAATTCTAGCACTTATCGTCATAATAATTGGATGATTACCCCGCGAGGATATAATCAACAGTCTGAAAAAGAATAG
- a CDS encoding family 10 glycosylhydrolase produces the protein MVLEKKTVIPKPRTSPNWLRSSSTTLLTVLGCLLPFSWFVPVAEAFTGRVAVVKSRENSHQWPSIRNRLMATGMRYCVIEAENWETEQNLADIRVLFLPNVERITGIQAAALESWIEQGGRVIISGPTGNLSESEVKKQLRSLFGAYWGYANSAPSTLKVTDKTELPLFNRTRLNSTLLGGVIIPTAINSQTAAVWLTQGRPPAVVLTEDSTFFGWRWGVDGVSSVELDISWLENALSRFGVTRNNQLSIVGSEPIIPCPNSAPIPREPFPILPPELVPSQEKPSLTPFKPTLPPDQFELSPELPNPDSSVPYRTQTQTVSQAVPGELSPQQVESMTQELKSLIDRFEMTLLAAEAANSGVESSLHKDSQASEKRPPTVRHSGYWALNDAKQGLQEFQQLVSQGQHEQARQSWLKARRTLWDQYPTDRPLSQAEVRAIWLDRGTLVKAKSEADLAKIFDQMAQAGINTVFLETLNASYPIYPSRVAPEQNPLTVGWDPLKVAIKLAHERNMELHAWVWIFAAANQGHNQVLEQPKDYLGPVLSRNLDWGITDKDGNYFDRGIQFKKAFLDPSNPEVRQYLLAILDEIATNYEVDGIQFDYIRYPFQDPKINQTFGYSKTSRALFKDMTGVDPIEISPGHPLWNQWTGFRIHQVDSFVATASAKLKQKRPDLILSASVFPIEKQERLFRLQQHWEDWMRQGWMDMIVLMTYALDTDNFEQRIQPLSDNSLSKSSLIIPGLRLLKVPDAVTVDQLQLVRNTSTSGFALFAAENLTPDLQRIFNRIQTPKESQPLPYRQPFKTATSRYQSLQKEWNFLLTNQKLLMEDSNLKVWSHQSNELGNLLTQLANEPSSANLVAAKAKLSQFQRQFPKWMEQYKNHHSYQVQVWLNHLDTLDKLLTYGERVVLK, from the coding sequence GTGGTGTTAGAGAAAAAAACCGTCATCCCCAAACCCAGAACGTCCCCAAATTGGCTGAGATCATCCTCAACAACCTTACTGACTGTCCTTGGTTGTCTCCTTCCCTTTTCCTGGTTTGTTCCCGTAGCCGAAGCATTTACGGGTAGGGTTGCCGTAGTCAAAAGTCGAGAAAACAGCCATCAATGGCCATCTATTCGCAACCGTTTAATGGCTACAGGGATGCGCTACTGTGTCATTGAGGCTGAAAATTGGGAAACTGAGCAAAATTTAGCCGATATCCGCGTCTTATTTCTACCCAACGTCGAACGCATCACGGGTATTCAAGCAGCAGCCTTAGAAAGCTGGATAGAACAAGGGGGACGAGTCATTATTAGCGGTCCGACGGGCAACTTATCCGAAAGCGAAGTGAAAAAACAACTGCGATCGCTATTTGGGGCTTATTGGGGCTATGCCAACTCTGCCCCCTCAACCCTGAAAGTGACGGACAAAACCGAACTTCCCCTATTTAACCGTACCCGACTCAATAGTACCCTCCTAGGGGGTGTCATTATCCCAACAGCCATTAACAGCCAAACGGCGGCGGTTTGGCTAACCCAAGGCAGACCCCCAGCCGTTGTTTTAACCGAAGATAGTACCTTTTTTGGCTGGCGTTGGGGCGTTGATGGAGTCTCTTCCGTTGAATTAGATATTTCTTGGCTAGAAAACGCCTTAAGTCGCTTTGGTGTCACCCGTAATAACCAATTATCCATCGTCGGGTCAGAACCCATCATTCCCTGTCCCAACAGTGCCCCCATTCCTAGAGAACCCTTCCCCATTCTCCCGCCAGAATTGGTTCCTAGTCAGGAAAAACCCTCCTTAACGCCCTTTAAACCAACCCTACCCCCCGATCAATTCGAGTTATCCCCCGAACTACCCAACCCAGACTCTTCAGTTCCTTATCGAACTCAAACCCAGACGGTCAGTCAGGCAGTTCCAGGGGAACTCTCCCCCCAACAAGTCGAGAGTATGACCCAAGAACTCAAAAGCTTGATTGATCGCTTTGAAATGACCCTCCTAGCAGCAGAAGCAGCCAACAGTGGGGTAGAATCATCCCTGCATAAAGATTCTCAAGCCTCAGAGAAACGCCCTCCAACGGTTCGTCATTCTGGCTATTGGGCTTTAAATGACGCTAAACAGGGTTTACAGGAGTTTCAGCAACTGGTTAGCCAAGGACAGCATGAACAAGCTAGACAAAGCTGGTTAAAAGCAAGACGTACCCTTTGGGATCAGTATCCCACCGATCGACCCTTATCCCAAGCTGAAGTACGGGCGATCTGGTTAGATCGCGGAACTTTAGTTAAAGCCAAGTCAGAGGCAGATTTAGCCAAAATTTTTGACCAAATGGCGCAAGCGGGCATTAATACGGTTTTTTTGGAAACCCTGAACGCCAGTTATCCCATTTATCCGAGTCGGGTTGCCCCGGAACAAAACCCTTTAACCGTGGGGTGGGACCCGTTGAAAGTGGCAATTAAATTAGCCCATGAAAGAAACATGGAATTACACGCTTGGGTTTGGATTTTTGCTGCTGCGAATCAAGGTCATAATCAGGTTTTAGAACAACCTAAAGACTATTTAGGACCCGTTTTATCTCGAAATCTTGACTGGGGAATTACGGATAAAGACGGTAATTATTTTGATCGAGGGATTCAATTTAAAAAGGCATTTTTAGATCCGTCTAACCCTGAAGTTCGTCAGTATTTATTAGCAATTCTTGATGAAATTGCGACTAATTATGAGGTTGATGGTATTCAATTTGATTATATTCGTTATCCCTTCCAAGACCCTAAAATTAATCAAACCTTTGGCTATAGTAAAACTTCTCGCGCCCTGTTTAAAGATATGACAGGAGTTGACCCGATTGAGATTTCTCCTGGCCATCCTTTATGGAATCAATGGACGGGTTTTCGTATCCATCAGGTTGATAGTTTTGTTGCCACTGCCTCGGCTAAACTTAAGCAAAAACGTCCTGATTTAATTCTCTCGGCTTCGGTGTTTCCTATTGAAAAACAAGAACGTTTATTTCGCTTACAACAACACTGGGAAGACTGGATGCGTCAAGGTTGGATGGATATGATTGTGTTAATGACCTATGCTTTGGATACGGATAATTTTGAACAACGGATTCAACCTTTGTCGGATAATTCTTTATCTAAGTCATCTTTAATTATTCCTGGTTTACGCTTATTAAAGGTTCCTGATGCGGTGACAGTTGATCAGTTGCAGTTAGTCAGAAATACTTCTACATCGGGTTTTGCGTTGTTTGCAGCCGAAAATTTAACGCCAGATCTTCAACGAATTTTTAATCGCATTCAAACCCCAAAAGAGTCCCAACCTTTACCCTATCGTCAACCCTTTAAAACGGCAACATCTCGTTATCAATCCTTACAAAAAGAGTGGAATTTTTTATTAACTAATCAAAAATTGTTGATGGAAGACTCTAATCTTAAAGTTTGGAGTCATCAAAGTAATGAGTTAGGGAATCTTTTAACCCAATTGGCTAATGAACCTTCCTCCGCAAATTTAGTAGCAGCTAAGGCTAAATTAAGCCAATTTCAACGGCAGTTTCCTAAGTGGATGGAACAATACAAAAATCATCATTCTTATCAAGTTCAAGTTTGGTTAAATCATTTAGACACCTTAGATAAGTTATTAACCTATGGAGAAAGAGTGGTACTTAAATAA
- a CDS encoding type II toxin-antitoxin system PemK/MazF family toxin, whose amino-acid sequence MKKFEQFYKKGDVVWAPFPYKDDADKSKERPVLLLSSDLYRNAFICAYISSKLNEKPRMIRILRRGFKEGYINNDYKASYIRPDIVYTLNKSLIERKYGTLKDEVVDKVIQTLIELLQKLPEVPSVPKSFERPPKRKTF is encoded by the coding sequence TTGAAGAAATTTGAGCAGTTTTATAAAAAAGGAGATGTTGTCTGGGCTCCTTTTCCTTATAAAGATGACGCTGATAAAAGCAAAGAAAGACCTGTTCTTCTTCTTAGTTCAGATTTATATAGAAACGCTTTTATTTGTGCTTATATTAGTAGTAAATTAAACGAAAAACCACGAATGATTAGGATTTTGCGTAGAGGTTTTAAAGAAGGATACATTAATAATGATTACAAGGCTTCTTATATTAGACCTGATATAGTTTACACTTTAAACAAGAGTTTAATTGAGAGAAAATATGGAACACTTAAAGATGAGGTAGTAGATAAAGTCATCCAAACCCTCATTGAATTACTACAAAAGCTGCCGGAAGTTCCCTCAGTCCCTAAAAGTTTTGAACGACCCCCAAAAAGAAAAACATTTTAA